A genomic segment from Falsibacillus pallidus encodes:
- a CDS encoding FAD binding domain-containing protein, which translates to MLPFTFEYHRAQEYLEAVKLFSTLREQNRMPIYYGGGTEIITLGRLNLYTCDAVIDIKSIPMSQIYRTEGEFIYTGSARSLTSIERRGIFPLLEETISRVADRTARNKITIGGNACGKIFYREGVLPFLLTDSYVLTIDTHEKTLKYENIHSLFNGERELNEGQLVLLFCTPKKFAEVQFFTKKRRQQWNTGYPLITIAGLRTDGKIRMALSGLLPYPFRDERLEAILNDEALAKEEKISRIREVLPEKVLDDQEGSSEYRLFVLEGLIEELLEELEGGGK; encoded by the coding sequence ATGCTTCCTTTTACATTCGAATATCATCGTGCACAGGAGTACTTGGAGGCTGTGAAACTTTTTTCCACCCTCAGGGAACAAAATAGGATGCCGATTTATTATGGGGGAGGTACGGAAATTATCACCCTTGGCCGGCTTAATCTTTACACTTGTGATGCAGTTATCGACATTAAATCAATCCCCATGTCACAGATATACAGGACTGAAGGGGAATTCATTTATACTGGCAGCGCCAGATCGCTTACGAGCATTGAAAGAAGAGGAATATTCCCACTTTTAGAAGAGACAATCAGCAGGGTTGCCGATCGTACTGCCCGTAATAAAATTACAATCGGGGGCAATGCGTGCGGAAAGATCTTTTATCGGGAAGGGGTATTGCCATTTCTATTGACAGACAGCTATGTGCTTACAATTGATACCCACGAAAAAACATTAAAATATGAAAATATCCACTCCCTGTTTAATGGAGAACGAGAACTTAATGAAGGGCAGCTGGTCCTATTATTCTGTACACCCAAAAAATTTGCAGAGGTACAATTTTTCACTAAAAAAAGACGTCAACAATGGAATACCGGATATCCATTGATAACGATAGCGGGATTGAGGACAGATGGAAAAATCCGTATGGCTTTAAGCGGTCTGCTTCCTTATCCATTCAGGGATGAGAGATTGGAAGCCATTTTAAATGATGAGGCACTTGCAAAAGAAGAAAAAATATCTAGGATCCGTGAGGTTCTCCCAGAAAAAGTGCTGGATGATCAGGAAGGATCCAGTGAGTATAGACTATTTGTTCTAGAAGGTTTGATTGAAGAGCTGCTGGAAGAATTGGAGGGAGGGGGCAAATGA
- a CDS encoding NTP transferase domain-containing protein has protein sequence MLHIVGIVLGAGSSSRMGKPKLDLALEGRPLGQYAFDAAVRSQLTHVLFVGSGASPPVWMDHINAETEGKWSYLYCPTAHAGMAESIRCGVNKAIEFAADAVMIILADQPFQTNTLFNSLLKLYQKSGLYYLASTYHSTPMPPIIFSKSIFSKLLGLQGDIGARSLLKKENGLFEEFYDSHFAFDVDNEYEYLNAIHLMKSIKEGGKSSGDAREKCDQKGSTR, from the coding sequence ATGCTGCACATTGTCGGAATTGTATTAGGCGCGGGCAGCAGCAGCCGGATGGGTAAACCGAAACTGGACTTGGCTTTAGAGGGTAGACCGCTGGGCCAGTATGCTTTTGATGCTGCTGTCCGTTCTCAATTAACTCATGTCCTTTTTGTCGGTTCGGGTGCGTCCCCACCTGTTTGGATGGACCATATAAATGCTGAAACGGAGGGCAAATGGTCTTATTTATACTGTCCAACTGCTCATGCAGGAATGGCCGAATCGATAAGATGCGGAGTAAATAAAGCAATTGAATTTGCGGCGGATGCTGTTATGATCATCCTTGCTGATCAACCATTCCAGACTAACACCCTTTTTAACAGCCTTCTTAAACTCTATCAAAAGTCTGGACTCTACTATCTTGCCTCTACTTATCATTCCACTCCAATGCCGCCCATCATTTTTTCTAAGTCCATATTTTCAAAACTTTTAGGGCTCCAAGGGGACATTGGCGCCAGGAGCCTTTTAAAGAAAGAGAATGGATTATTTGAGGAATTTTATGATTCCCATTTTGCTTTTGATGTCGATAATGAGTACGAATATCTAAATGCTATACACCTGATGAAATCCATAAAAGAAGGAGGGAAGTCAAGTGGAGATGCTAGGGAAAAGTGTGATCAGAAAGGAAGCACTCGATAA
- a CDS encoding xanthine dehydrogenase family protein molybdopterin-binding subunit: MLGKSVIRKEALDKVSGRAIYTNDIQGVGMLHGVLVTSTEAHAKILHISVDEALAVKGVRACILGKNLPLTGEQIRDRPPLAYDRVRYYGEAIAVIVADSYHSAKIAASLVKVSYQPLPVINSPSQAVNAGAPLIHKQLESYLKEKDVFPVPWTNIANRLKVRKGDMKKGWDSCSHIVEESYFLPPADHAAMEVRCSICEIDKEGNIEIHTSSQAPFMVKKLIGSYFDIEIGKVTVKTPLVGGGYGGKASVQLELLAYLASKAVDGRKVKIMNTREEDILTSPGHIGLEARIKLGCGKDGKVKAAEILYLFDGGAYSDKAVDLARAAAVDCTGPYHIENVKCDSLCVYTNHPYAAPFRGFSHSELLFSFERTMDSLAEEIGMDVLDFRELNSILPGDYTPTMVRLTRSNLGNLPKCIDRLRDLMDWDSGQIVHVNQHLIRAKGVACVWKTSTIDQNASSGVILTFNSDGSINLMSGVVEIGTGTKTVLAQMLAEKMKMDISQIHVQMEIDTKSTPEHWKTVASRGVFMAGKALLEAADDVMTQLKALAACVLRVKVQDLDVGYGKVYLKDDPLTFLPIKDLAYGYKFPNGNAVGGQIIGKGNYIMRNMTNMNPETGEGRLGPEWTVAAQGVEIELNAKDLTYRVLKAVSVVDIGRVLNEKAALGQVMGAMSMGISYGGRERLFFDQRGRVLNPQLRTYRPLRYGEHPEYKVEFVHTYQLDAPYGARGVGEHGLLGMPAALGNALTLAAGVKMNELPLLPEMIWKAKRRT, encoded by the coding sequence ATGCTAGGGAAAAGTGTGATCAGAAAGGAAGCACTCGATAAAGTTTCCGGCCGCGCAATATATACAAACGATATTCAAGGAGTTGGCATGCTCCATGGAGTATTGGTCACCAGCACGGAAGCACACGCTAAAATCCTGCATATTTCAGTGGATGAAGCGTTAGCCGTAAAAGGAGTTCGTGCGTGTATTTTAGGAAAAAATCTGCCCTTAACAGGTGAGCAGATCCGCGACAGGCCGCCACTAGCCTATGATCGGGTGAGGTACTATGGTGAAGCGATTGCTGTCATTGTCGCCGATTCCTATCATTCTGCAAAAATAGCCGCATCATTAGTGAAGGTTTCCTATCAGCCTCTCCCTGTCATTAACTCTCCTTCTCAAGCAGTCAACGCAGGAGCTCCTCTCATTCACAAACAATTGGAGAGCTATCTTAAAGAAAAAGATGTATTCCCGGTGCCATGGACCAATATCGCAAATCGATTAAAAGTAAGGAAAGGAGATATGAAAAAAGGATGGGATTCTTGCAGCCATATCGTTGAGGAATCCTATTTCCTTCCTCCAGCCGACCATGCCGCAATGGAAGTCAGATGCAGCATATGTGAAATTGATAAAGAAGGAAATATCGAAATTCATACATCGTCCCAAGCGCCATTTATGGTTAAAAAACTGATAGGCAGCTATTTTGATATTGAAATAGGAAAAGTGACTGTGAAAACACCATTGGTAGGCGGGGGATACGGGGGAAAGGCCTCTGTTCAATTAGAATTACTGGCATATTTGGCTTCAAAGGCAGTTGACGGAAGGAAAGTGAAAATCATGAATACCAGGGAAGAGGATATCCTTACCTCTCCTGGGCATATCGGACTTGAAGCCCGCATTAAACTGGGCTGTGGAAAGGATGGAAAGGTCAAGGCCGCAGAAATCCTTTATTTATTCGACGGCGGCGCCTACTCTGATAAAGCTGTTGACCTGGCAAGAGCGGCGGCCGTTGATTGTACGGGTCCATATCATATCGAAAATGTAAAATGCGACTCTCTTTGTGTCTACACGAATCATCCTTATGCTGCCCCATTCAGGGGATTCAGCCATTCAGAGCTGTTGTTTTCATTTGAACGGACGATGGATTCCCTTGCTGAGGAAATAGGGATGGATGTACTGGATTTCAGAGAACTGAACAGCATCTTACCTGGCGATTACACCCCCACTATGGTGAGGCTGACAAGGAGCAATCTGGGAAACCTCCCAAAATGCATCGATCGGCTGCGTGATTTGATGGATTGGGATAGTGGCCAAATTGTTCATGTCAATCAACATCTCATTCGTGCAAAGGGTGTAGCATGCGTCTGGAAAACCTCTACAATCGATCAAAATGCTTCATCTGGTGTGATATTGACATTTAACAGTGATGGAAGCATCAATCTCATGTCCGGTGTTGTTGAAATCGGTACAGGGACTAAGACTGTTCTGGCACAGATGCTTGCAGAAAAAATGAAAATGGATATTTCTCAGATCCATGTCCAAATGGAAATCGATACCAAATCCACACCTGAGCATTGGAAAACGGTTGCGAGCAGAGGGGTATTCATGGCAGGAAAAGCATTGCTAGAAGCTGCTGATGACGTCATGACACAATTGAAGGCGCTGGCGGCGTGTGTTTTGAGAGTGAAGGTTCAAGACTTGGATGTAGGCTATGGAAAGGTGTATTTAAAAGATGATCCTTTGACATTTCTCCCAATAAAAGACTTGGCGTATGGATATAAATTTCCGAACGGCAATGCCGTTGGCGGCCAAATCATTGGTAAAGGCAATTATATCATGAGAAATATGACCAATATGAACCCTGAAACCGGTGAAGGAAGACTTGGTCCTGAGTGGACAGTAGCTGCGCAGGGTGTAGAGATCGAATTGAATGCGAAAGACTTGACATATAGGGTCCTTAAGGCAGTATCTGTCGTGGACATCGGCAGGGTCTTGAACGAAAAAGCCGCACTTGGCCAAGTCATGGGGGCCATGAGCATGGGGATTTCATATGGGGGAAGAGAACGCCTTTTCTTCGATCAAAGAGGCAGGGTGCTGAATCCACAGCTGCGTACATATCGGCCCTTAAGATATGGAGAGCATCCGGAATACAAAGTGGAATTTGTCCATACCTATCAATTGGATGCGCCATACGGAGCAAGGGGCGTTGGTGAACATGGACTCCTTGGGATGCCTGCAGCGCTTGGAAATGCGTTGACTCTCGCGGCGGGTGTGAAGATGAATGAGCTTCCTCTTTTGCCTGAAATGATCTGGAAAGCGAAAAGGAGGACATAA
- a CDS encoding DMT family transporter, whose translation MSSGKAYAYILLGAALWGIIGIFVHSLYAFGFNPMEVVAIRVSFASVFLLLYALIKNKRIPKIQWRDSKYFIGTGILSIVFFNLCLFYSIGELGLSVASILLYTAPAFVTLFSAFLFKEKVNWRKGTALVFTLTGCMLVAGIFPSFHASMTIMGFLAGIGSGLGYALYSVFGKYALAKYSSMTVTAYTFIFAAVFMIPVSGLWDKTNLFLNGAVWVNVLGLGLLSTVFSYILYTKGLEIVEASRASIVATIEPVVATLAGIIIYHETLSLWQIAGILLILSAVFVVSEKTKKRRKDRAVPLRKTV comes from the coding sequence TTGTCTAGTGGTAAAGCATATGCGTATATCCTTTTAGGAGCTGCGCTTTGGGGGATTATCGGGATATTTGTGCACAGCCTATATGCATTTGGGTTCAATCCAATGGAAGTAGTGGCGATCCGCGTCTCATTTGCCTCTGTTTTTTTACTTTTATATGCTTTGATAAAAAATAAAAGAATTCCGAAGATCCAATGGCGGGACTCGAAATATTTTATCGGCACCGGTATATTAAGCATCGTATTTTTTAATCTTTGTCTTTTCTATTCCATCGGTGAGCTGGGGTTGTCAGTGGCATCCATTCTTTTATATACGGCACCGGCTTTTGTCACATTGTTTTCGGCATTCCTGTTTAAAGAAAAAGTCAATTGGAGAAAAGGAACTGCCCTCGTTTTCACATTGACTGGCTGTATGCTGGTGGCGGGAATTTTCCCTTCTTTTCATGCATCCATGACGATCATGGGGTTCCTTGCCGGCATTGGTTCGGGTTTGGGGTATGCCTTATATAGTGTGTTTGGTAAATATGCTTTAGCTAAATATTCCTCAATGACAGTTACAGCATATACGTTTATTTTTGCGGCGGTATTCATGATCCCGGTAAGCGGATTGTGGGATAAAACCAATCTTTTCTTAAATGGAGCAGTGTGGGTGAATGTACTGGGATTAGGGTTATTATCTACTGTTTTTTCCTACATCCTTTATACAAAAGGGCTGGAAATTGTGGAGGCGAGCAGGGCGTCCATCGTGGCTACCATTGAGCCTGTTGTCGCAACATTGGCAGGAATCATCATTTATCATGAAACTTTAAGTCTGTGGCAGATTGCAGGGATATTGTTGATTCTCTCGGCTGTATTTGTGGTAAGTGAAAAAACAAAAAAGAGAAGAAAAGATCGTGCTGTACCTTTAAGGAAAACCGTTTAA
- a CDS encoding alpha/beta hydrolase yields MIQVTYPIIEGAEEFFFRGSETGILICHGFVGTPQSVRQIAEKIHKSTGCTIFAPRLKGHGTCETDLSLCSHQDWFENLVQSYHHLKKYCSRIYVIGQSMGGTLALKLASSGYDIAGIITINAAVQIPGYDCYREAGCSGFIQEGSPDINQPIEDEITYSRVPLSAVQELLQLIDSTKERLRKVICPALLIKSIHDHVVPHEATDLIYHSISSLNKSIITLEKSFHVATMDCELKKIIASIKRFISDTEKNLSIERIS; encoded by the coding sequence ATGATACAAGTGACCTATCCAATTATTGAAGGTGCCGAAGAGTTCTTTTTCAGGGGGAGCGAAACAGGGATCCTCATTTGCCACGGGTTCGTCGGTACTCCACAAAGTGTTCGCCAAATCGCAGAAAAGATCCATAAAAGCACAGGCTGCACCATCTTTGCTCCAAGGCTGAAGGGTCATGGAACCTGCGAGACTGATTTATCCCTTTGCAGCCATCAAGACTGGTTTGAAAATTTAGTACAAAGCTATCACCACCTAAAAAAATATTGCAGCAGGATCTATGTGATCGGACAATCAATGGGTGGTACTCTTGCTCTCAAACTTGCAAGTTCGGGGTATGACATAGCCGGCATCATAACAATTAATGCTGCCGTTCAAATACCCGGATACGACTGTTACAGGGAAGCGGGTTGTTCAGGCTTCATACAAGAAGGCAGTCCGGATATCAATCAGCCAATTGAAGACGAAATTACTTATTCCAGAGTCCCGCTGTCGGCTGTACAAGAACTCCTTCAATTGATAGATTCCACTAAGGAGCGCCTGAGAAAAGTCATTTGTCCTGCCCTGCTGATCAAATCAATCCATGACCATGTTGTTCCTCATGAAGCCACAGATCTTATTTATCATTCCATTTCATCATTAAATAAATCGATAATCACTCTTGAAAAGTCTTTTCATGTGGCCACAATGGATTGTGAGTTGAAAAAAATAATCGCATCCATTAAACGGTTTATTTCTGACACTGAAAAAAATCTTTCCATTGAAAGAATAAGCTGA
- a CDS encoding FTR1 family iron permease — protein MKALVRISLIILITLSIFGAIPFTAGANGAENVNKLQTYTKSIVQLAEKGEMERADEAFLQLKNEWTPQKTSIKNDSLYAYTKIQSSIAALSLSFLNDDAKKAAGNARELNTILADYQSGSLQPPSAKPKSMSLSNYILLLKETENKITSGNLDQANIKAVSLQGKWLSVEGDVVSQSKSVYNRSEKRLLLIKEYIENGNPEKATELVNQMITDLQPLTEHSYGWLDAALIPLREGLEALLVIGALLSITKKTSAKRESGWIWTGTIAGLCTSILFGVLVSVLLNSITFGKNNFLINGISGLLASVMLLYVSYWLHRNSNIKKWNQYIKGKTNQALGKGKKAAFFFISYLAILREGSETVIFLIGMADKMPYTQLVAGIAVGFLLLSIIGFVMLKLGARLPLKPFFIVSSLIVLYMCLKFMGSGIHSLQLSGLIPARSEDYLISSDIFGIYPSWISTIPQFIILAAAISLPLIKSIKEKKEISA, from the coding sequence ATGAAAGCCCTAGTAAGAATAAGTCTTATTATATTGATTACATTAAGCATATTTGGAGCCATTCCTTTTACAGCGGGGGCAAATGGAGCAGAAAATGTCAATAAACTTCAAACATATACAAAATCAATCGTCCAACTGGCTGAAAAAGGAGAAATGGAGAGAGCAGACGAGGCATTTTTGCAATTGAAGAATGAGTGGACGCCTCAAAAGACTTCAATCAAGAATGACTCACTTTATGCCTATACGAAGATTCAATCCTCCATTGCAGCACTTTCTCTGTCATTTTTGAATGATGACGCTAAGAAGGCAGCTGGAAATGCAAGAGAATTGAATACTATCCTGGCAGATTATCAAAGCGGTTCATTGCAGCCGCCATCTGCAAAACCGAAAAGTATGAGTCTATCAAATTATATTTTGCTTCTGAAGGAAACTGAAAACAAAATAACATCCGGCAATTTGGATCAAGCAAACATAAAAGCTGTTTCACTTCAGGGAAAATGGCTGAGTGTTGAAGGTGATGTTGTAAGCCAATCAAAATCAGTCTATAACCGATCTGAAAAAAGGCTGCTTCTAATAAAAGAATACATAGAAAACGGAAACCCCGAGAAAGCGACTGAATTAGTCAATCAGATGATTACTGACCTTCAGCCATTGACAGAACATTCCTATGGCTGGCTGGATGCTGCTTTAATTCCACTCCGTGAAGGACTTGAAGCTTTATTGGTCATTGGGGCTTTGCTTTCCATCACCAAGAAAACGAGTGCGAAAAGAGAATCTGGATGGATCTGGACAGGAACGATAGCTGGACTTTGCACAAGCATCCTGTTCGGCGTTCTGGTCAGCGTCCTTTTAAATTCCATCACATTCGGGAAAAACAACTTCCTTATCAATGGAATTTCCGGTCTTCTGGCAAGTGTGATGCTCCTTTATGTAAGCTATTGGCTTCATCGAAACAGCAATATAAAAAAGTGGAATCAATACATTAAAGGCAAGACTAACCAAGCATTGGGCAAAGGGAAAAAAGCAGCCTTTTTCTTTATTTCCTATTTAGCTATTTTAAGAGAAGGTTCTGAGACAGTCATATTTTTGATAGGAATGGCTGACAAAATGCCTTATACACAATTAGTGGCCGGGATTGCAGTTGGATTTTTACTGCTGTCAATCATTGGGTTTGTCATGTTGAAACTTGGTGCCAGACTTCCACTGAAGCCTTTCTTCATCGTATCAAGCCTTATCGTTCTATATATGTGTCTGAAATTTATGGGCTCGGGAATCCACAGCCTGCAGCTTTCAGGTTTGATTCCTGCAAGATCGGAAGATTACTTGATTTCAAGTGATATTTTTGGAATCTATCCATCATGGATCAGTACCATTCCACAGTTCATCATATTGGCAGCTGCAATCAGTTTGCCTTTAATAAAATCAATCAAAGAGAAAAAGGAGATTTCAGCATGA
- a CDS encoding sporulation protein yields MWKEFLSSVGIGSMKVDTIVHEPKISRPGKIEGEVVIYGGRCDQKVEGIDLRLVYRYEAVKEESDFTQHEKDIHEKTIESIEMVKANETKRIPFTLMISNDHPVSGEESETVLRTTVRIPNAVDPFDEDTIIIQKN; encoded by the coding sequence ATGTGGAAGGAGTTTTTATCGAGTGTCGGAATCGGGAGCATGAAAGTCGATACGATCGTTCATGAACCGAAAATCTCCAGACCCGGAAAAATTGAAGGGGAAGTCGTTATTTATGGAGGACGGTGTGACCAGAAGGTAGAAGGGATCGACCTTCGACTGGTATATCGCTATGAGGCGGTGAAAGAGGAAAGTGATTTCACGCAGCATGAAAAGGATATTCATGAAAAAACCATAGAGTCAATCGAAATGGTTAAAGCGAATGAAACGAAGCGCATCCCTTTTACATTAATGATTTCAAATGACCATCCTGTTTCTGGAGAGGAAAGTGAAACGGTTCTGCGAACGACTGTCAGAATTCCTAATGCAGTAGATCCATTTGATGAAGATACAATAATTATCCAAAAAAATTAA
- a CDS encoding DedA family protein: protein MKDFIFTVLNGLSDLGYFGIALGLMIEVIPSEFVLGYGGYLISLGKINFAGAVVAGTIGGTIAQVFLYWLGSYGGRPFLEKYGKFLLINKHHIDVAENWFKKYGPGVIFTARFIPVVRHAISIPAGIAKMSLKKFTLYTVAAIIPWTIFFLYLGMALGKNWMEIKEKAHPYILPSIIVALVIGIIYFVIKEYKKKK from the coding sequence ATGAAGGATTTTATTTTTACAGTCTTAAACGGGCTGTCGGATCTAGGTTATTTTGGTATTGCATTAGGACTGATGATTGAAGTCATCCCAAGTGAATTCGTTTTGGGATACGGGGGATACTTGATTTCCCTTGGAAAGATAAACTTTGCAGGTGCAGTCGTAGCAGGAACTATTGGCGGAACCATCGCCCAGGTATTCCTTTATTGGCTTGGATCATATGGCGGGCGTCCTTTCCTTGAAAAATACGGGAAGTTTCTATTGATTAACAAGCATCATATTGATGTGGCTGAAAACTGGTTTAAAAAATATGGCCCGGGCGTCATATTTACGGCTCGTTTTATCCCTGTCGTTCGACATGCGATATCTATCCCAGCCGGCATTGCTAAGATGTCATTGAAAAAGTTCACTTTGTATACGGTTGCGGCCATCATCCCGTGGACTATCTTCTTTCTTTATTTAGGAATGGCCCTAGGTAAGAATTGGATGGAAATCAAGGAAAAAGCGCATCCATACATATTGCCTTCAATCATTGTGGCATTAGTGATCGGGATTATTTATTTTGTTATTAAGGAATATAAGAAGAAAAAATAA
- a CDS encoding (2Fe-2S)-binding protein, with translation MNTRSAHDIILKVNGEEHKILAGSSETLLIALRSKLGLTGSKPGCLNGDCGACTVLINGVPHKSCLSLAVEMDEADIMTIEGLKEDPIQTAFVEHFAFQCGYCTSGFIMNCKALVDYMETIDENVITEWLESNICRCTGYKEIEEAVKSVLTSRGNTDY, from the coding sequence ATGAACACCCGATCTGCACATGATATCATCCTGAAAGTAAATGGGGAGGAGCACAAGATTTTAGCAGGATCTTCTGAAACGCTTTTAATTGCATTAAGATCAAAGCTGGGGTTGACCGGTTCAAAACCTGGATGCTTGAATGGGGACTGTGGTGCTTGCACGGTACTAATAAATGGAGTTCCGCATAAGTCATGTTTAAGTCTGGCTGTTGAGATGGACGAAGCTGACATCATGACCATTGAGGGGCTGAAAGAGGATCCCATCCAGACGGCATTTGTGGAGCACTTTGCGTTTCAATGCGGCTATTGTACATCAGGATTCATAATGAACTGTAAAGCGTTGGTTGATTATATGGAAACAATCGATGAAAATGTCATAACGGAATGGCTGGAATCCAATATTTGCAGGTGCACTGGCTACAAAGAAATTGAAGAGGCTGTCAAATCAGTCCTGACAAGCAGGGGAAATACGGATTATTAG
- a CDS encoding FAD-binding oxidoreductase has protein sequence MKTKWKISILTLLLIFYAFAFFHFSLKDDEHLPKNTVMDVSRLMPMKVKKVVKGKEVDELIDIMKEANKTGQKISIAGKRHSQGGHTFYKDAVVLDMQTHNKILKVDPSKKTVLVESGATWDDVQKAVNPYGLSVKVMQSQNIFTIGGSLSVNAHGRDIRYGSLIDTVNYFDLLTSEGKIIRVSREQNAEYFPLVLGGYGLFGVILDAELQLTEDELYTYRISAMDYNEYPTFFKEHVLEQPDVRMHLARISTAPGDGFLKDMYSEDYVLANQQSKLGDYQALKGEEGTFITKFMLGLSRDFDWGKKLFWESQKKYFSTIDGDYVSRNNAMRSESKFLEYEDSDDTDILQEYFIPVDEFTLFIDDLKKSLKGEDLDLMNITIRYTHQNQDAVLSYAKNDMFALVLLINQKKSESGKKETGRIIRKMIDVVLKHNGSYYLPYYSYPTKSQMKEAYPRTEEFFMKKRELDPKERFMNEFYEVYGK, from the coding sequence ATGAAAACGAAGTGGAAAATATCCATTCTTACACTACTTCTGATTTTTTATGCTTTTGCTTTTTTTCATTTTTCTTTAAAGGATGATGAACATCTTCCGAAAAACACGGTAATGGATGTCAGCCGCTTAATGCCGATGAAAGTTAAAAAAGTAGTAAAAGGGAAAGAAGTAGACGAATTGATTGATATTATGAAAGAAGCCAACAAAACAGGGCAAAAGATATCCATAGCCGGAAAGAGGCACAGCCAAGGGGGGCATACCTTCTACAAAGATGCTGTTGTGCTGGATATGCAGACCCATAATAAGATCCTTAAAGTAGATCCGTCAAAAAAGACCGTTCTGGTTGAAAGCGGTGCGACATGGGATGATGTGCAAAAAGCAGTCAACCCATACGGATTGTCAGTGAAAGTAATGCAGTCTCAGAATATATTTACAATCGGAGGATCTCTTTCTGTAAATGCACATGGCAGGGATATCCGTTATGGCTCTTTGATTGATACGGTGAATTACTTCGATCTTTTGACTTCAGAGGGGAAAATCATTCGTGTTTCACGTGAACAGAATGCCGAGTATTTTCCTCTTGTATTAGGAGGGTATGGGCTGTTTGGAGTCATTTTGGATGCGGAGCTGCAGCTGACAGAAGATGAGTTGTATACATACCGCATTTCCGCCATGGATTACAATGAATATCCAACATTTTTTAAGGAGCATGTACTCGAGCAGCCGGATGTCCGAATGCATTTAGCAAGGATCTCGACCGCTCCGGGAGATGGATTCCTGAAGGATATGTATTCCGAAGATTACGTACTGGCAAACCAACAATCCAAACTGGGTGACTACCAAGCCTTAAAAGGAGAAGAAGGGACATTTATCACGAAGTTCATGCTTGGTCTATCAAGAGATTTCGATTGGGGGAAAAAGTTGTTTTGGGAATCCCAGAAAAAATATTTCAGCACGATAGATGGGGATTATGTTTCAAGGAATAATGCCATGCGTTCTGAATCAAAATTCCTGGAATATGAGGACAGCGATGATACCGACATACTACAAGAATACTTTATCCCTGTCGATGAATTTACCTTGTTCATAGATGACCTCAAGAAGTCGTTGAAAGGGGAGGATCTTGATTTGATGAACATCACCATTAGATATACTCACCAAAATCAAGATGCTGTTTTGTCCTATGCGAAAAATGATATGTTCGCACTCGTTCTATTAATCAATCAGAAAAAATCGGAAAGTGGAAAAAAAGAGACTGGCAGAATCATTCGGAAAATGATTGATGTTGTACTGAAACATAACGGCAGCTATTATCTCCCCTATTATTCCTATCCAACAAAAAGTCAGATGAAGGAAGCTTATCCAAGAACGGAGGAGTTCTTTATGAAAAAAAGGGAGTTGGATCCCAAAGAGAGATTCATGAATGAATTTTATGAGGTGTATGGAAAATGA
- a CDS encoding MFS transporter, with translation MRWFIASQSMALMASSITFPFYLLFIHNIGSNFSSFGIAYGVFTLSSALFHKGVGTAADKIGGKSLLYFYSFGMAFLFLLIPEIHHLWQVYVFQFVLGGLGSIQKTCEKTLLAGLTGQENRGRTIGHYHFWTSLYAAAAVMACGVLIDYFTITIIFYLGSVFYFISGMTLAKMNVALSSETVEDIM, from the coding sequence ATGAGATGGTTCATCGCATCCCAAAGCATGGCCTTGATGGCTTCAAGCATTACGTTTCCTTTTTACTTGCTTTTCATCCATAATATCGGGTCGAACTTCTCAAGTTTCGGAATCGCCTATGGTGTATTTACTTTAAGCTCTGCTCTCTTTCATAAAGGGGTAGGGACGGCAGCCGATAAAATTGGAGGAAAAAGTCTGCTTTATTTCTATTCTTTCGGAATGGCATTCTTATTTCTGTTAATCCCGGAAATCCATCATTTATGGCAGGTATATGTATTCCAGTTTGTATTAGGTGGGCTTGGATCGATTCAGAAAACATGCGAAAAAACACTCCTGGCTGGATTGACAGGGCAGGAGAACAGGGGAAGGACTATCGGGCACTATCATTTCTGGACCTCCCTATATGCTGCCGCGGCGGTCATGGCCTGCGGCGTGTTGATTGATTATTTTACCATTACCATTATTTTTTATTTGGGGTCTGTCTTTTATTTTATCAGCGGGATGACTCTGGCAAAAATGAACGTCGCACTTTCATCGGAAACGGTGGAGGATATCATGTGA